A window of the Thermoleophilia bacterium SCSIO 60948 genome harbors these coding sequences:
- a CDS encoding cytochrome P450 has product MAVSSSAPPPSPPAGRTAVPTPARTTSDRALPGPRSPGWWQTAHFLARPTAFFERHGRRHGDMFFVRLQGLATGRMVVVTDPSLIEEVFTGDPEMLRAGEAAYATIEPIGGPNSLLVLDAPKHLEDRRLMLPPFHGERMRSYADIMAEEADRSLAGWPIGTPFALRPRMADITLDVIMRAVFGLERDARYEELRRALVAMVENDRAVSTGLMVPALRRDVGPWRGWNAFQAAIAHADELIYDEISRRRAEPDLAAREDILSMLIAGRRRDGSQMDDRELRDELVTMLLAGHETTATGLAWTFELLFRHPAAMARLRKELATGDDVYLEAVVYEALRVRPVIPFVVRVLKQPMELGGHLLPEGVTVVPAIHLVHRRPDLYPEPAAFRPERFLDRKPGTYEWLPFGGGMRRCIGASFALFEMKAVLRHILTRTELGPASARQERIRRRAFTLVPEHGTPAIRLV; this is encoded by the coding sequence GGCCCCCGTTCGCCCGGTTGGTGGCAGACGGCGCACTTCCTCGCCCGCCCGACCGCGTTCTTCGAGCGCCACGGCCGCCGCCATGGCGACATGTTCTTCGTTCGCCTGCAGGGCCTGGCCACCGGGAGGATGGTCGTCGTCACGGACCCGTCGCTCATCGAGGAGGTCTTCACGGGCGACCCCGAGATGCTCCGCGCCGGCGAGGCGGCGTATGCCACGATCGAGCCGATCGGCGGCCCGAACTCGCTGCTCGTCCTGGATGCGCCCAAGCACCTCGAGGACCGGCGTCTCATGCTGCCGCCGTTCCACGGCGAGCGGATGCGCTCGTACGCAGACATCATGGCCGAGGAAGCCGACCGGTCGCTGGCCGGTTGGCCGATCGGGACGCCGTTCGCGCTGCGCCCGCGGATGGCCGACATCACCCTCGACGTCATCATGCGCGCGGTCTTCGGCCTCGAGCGCGACGCCCGCTACGAGGAGCTGCGCCGGGCGCTCGTGGCCATGGTCGAGAACGACAGGGCGGTCAGCACCGGGCTGATGGTCCCGGCGCTCCGGCGCGATGTCGGCCCGTGGCGCGGGTGGAACGCCTTCCAGGCGGCGATCGCACACGCCGACGAGCTGATCTACGACGAGATCAGCCGCCGGCGCGCCGAGCCCGACCTCGCCGCCCGCGAGGACATCCTCTCGATGCTGATCGCCGGCCGGCGCCGCGACGGGAGCCAGATGGACGACCGCGAGCTGCGCGACGAGCTCGTCACGATGCTTCTCGCCGGACACGAGACGACCGCCACCGGCCTGGCATGGACCTTCGAGCTGCTGTTCCGCCACCCTGCCGCGATGGCCCGGCTGCGCAAGGAGCTCGCAACGGGCGACGACGTGTACCTCGAGGCGGTCGTCTACGAGGCCCTTCGGGTCAGGCCGGTCATCCCGTTCGTCGTCCGCGTCCTCAAGCAGCCGATGGAGCTCGGCGGGCACCTGCTGCCCGAGGGGGTGACCGTGGTTCCGGCCATCCACCTCGTCCACCGGCGCCCCGACCTGTACCCCGAGCCGGCCGCGTTCCGTCCCGAGCGCTTCCTCGACCGCAAGCCCGGCACGTATGAGTGGCTGCCGTTCGGCGGCGGCATGCGGCGCTGTATCGGCGCGAGCTTCGCGCTGTTCGAGATGAAGGCGGTGCTGCGCCACATCCTCACGCGGACCGAGCTCGGGCCGGCGAGCGCCCGTCAGGAGCGCATCCGGCGCCGCGCGTTCACCCTCGTCCCGGAGCATGGCACGCCTGCCATTCGCCTGGTGTGA